CGGCTCAACGACGTCCTCCGGTCCTGGCGACCGCTGTTGCGCTGTTTCGCGCGCCCGCGCACAGGGGCGCGCGGAACCCGTCCCGCCCCCGCCCCCGACCCTCCAAGCCACAGAGCCTCGCGGTATCGGTCATTCCGGCGGCGTCTTCCCCTGGGGTCTCCCGCCTTGCCGGATTTCTGCCACGCTGGAATCGGGGCGACAAGCCGGGCGACAAGGCATATGTGGCCCCGATCGCGGCATTCATCTCAGGCCGAGAGAGTCAGCCGAGAGAGTCAGCCGAGAGCCAGCCGAGAGCCGGCCGAGAGCCAGCCAAGACGCAGCCAAGCCAAGACGCAGCCATGACGCAGTCAAGAGTCAGGGGAGCAGCACATGTTCGTGTCAGAGGTCAGGAAACAGGTCGAGGGTTCCCTCGACGAGGTGCGGAACCATCCGCTGGTGGCCTCCGCCGCGGCGGGCACGCTGCCCCGGGACGCCGCGCACCGGTGGGTCTTCTGCGCCGGGCGCGAGTCCCGTAGCTTCCCCTGGATCCTGCGGGAGTTACTGGCCTGGACGGACGACGACAAGGTGCGTCGCATCCTCCAGGAGAACCTCGACGACGAGCTGGGTTCGGGCGACCCCAGGCACGCGCACTTCCTGCACTACCTGCACCTCCTCGACGGTCTCGGGGTGGCGCGCGAGGAGTTCGACACCTACACCGAGCGCGCCGGCATCACCCTGGCGCTGAGCCTCGCCTTCAACGTGGCGAAGTCCCGCAGCACCGGCCGCGCCATCGGCTACATGCTCGTCAACGAGGCGATGACCCCCGTCACGTACAACGCGGCGCGGCAGGCGCTCACCCGGCACCACCCGGAGCTGCGCACGGACTTCTTCGACCTGCACATCGAGGTCGACGACCAGCACGTCGCGGCCCTGTACGAAGCCGTCGAGGCGCTGCCCGACGACGAGGAGCGGGACCTGCGGTTCGGCATCGCGCTCGGGCGGCGCGGCATGGAGATCCTGCTGGACGAGGCGTACGGCGTCTTCGACGCGCACGTCGAACCGCTGCGGATCACCGATGAGCGGTGGAATCCGCTGAGCGGTCTTCGGTGACCGGTTCCCGGCCTCTTCCGTCGGTTCCCGGTGGCGGAGCGACCGTCTCGGCCGGAGTGCCCCGCGCGGCCGCCGCCAGTGGATAGCCTGTCGAACTCACCTGGCGGACAAGACAGTTCGGCGAAGGAACCTCGCGTGACCTACGACTACCGCGCCAAGAAGTCGGTGCTCGTGCTGGCCTCCCACCTGGAACCCGGTGTGGCACTGAACGTCGCCGGGCATCTGTCCGTCGCCCTCGGCGCGCACGGCGACGACGGCGACCTGATGGGGCGGGACGTCCTCAAGGACGCCTCCGGTGTCCCGCACACCGGGATCTCCAAGTACCCGGTCATCGTGACCAAGGTCAAGCAGAACCGGTTGCGGCGGCTCGTCGCCGAGGCCAGGGAGCGCGACGACGTGTTCTGGGCCGACTATCCGGAGCAGATGCTCACCACGGGCCACGACGACGAACTCGCGGACGCCGTCGCGGGCACCGCCGAGGAGGACATCGCGTATCTCGGAGTGATGGTCTACGGGCCCCTTGACGCCGTGACCGCCCTGACCGGACGCTTCAGTCTCTGGCAGTAGCTGCGGGCGTCGCGCCGGGAACGGCCGGCGGTGCCCGCCCGCGCGGCGGATCGGGGGAACGTGAGCAGTCAGCGTCTGACACTGTCCGACGGGTCCGTCGTGTGGGTGGAGACAGTCCCGGGCGACGTCGAGGAAGAGGTGGCGTTCCGGCGCGGGACCACCCCGTTCTCCGCCGTCATGCCCTCGGTGGTCACCCTCTGCCAGGACCTCGGCGACGCCTTGAAGGCGGCGGCCCCGCACCGCACCCAGGTGCAGTTCGGGGTGGCGTTCAAGGCGGAGAGCACCGGACTGTCGGCGCTCGTCGCCAAGGCCGGTGTCGAGGCCAACTTCCTGATCACACTGGAGTGGTCGCGTGACGGGCGCCCGGAGCCTGACCTCCTGAGCGGCCCGGACGCCGCGCCCGACTCCGACGCCGGCTGACGGGCACGCGGGACCAGGGGCGGCGACCGTGTTCCTCAACGGCCATGAACTCGTGGACATCCCCGCGGGCATGTCCTGCCTGGGCAGTTCGGAGCTCGACCCGTACGCGGGCGACCTGGAGTTCCCGATGCGCGAGGTGTACATCTCGGAGTTCCGTATCGCCCGCCACCCCACCACCCGCCGTCAGATGACGGCGTTCCGGCGGGCGGTCGGCTGGGAACTGGCGTCCGACACCTGGCAGTCGGAAGGCCGGGCGGGCCCCGGCGGCGACTCCGCCCTCGACCTGCCCGCCGTCAACGTCTCCTGGGAACTGGCCGTGGCCTACTGCGGCTGGCTGAGCGAACGCTCCGGGCTGGCCTTCGCGCTGCCCACCGAGGCCGAGTGGGAGAAGGCGGCCCGCGGCGGCGACGACCGGATCTGGCCGTGGGGAAACGAGTTCAGGCCCGACCTGTGCAACTCCGCCGAGGACGGCAGGAACGCGTTCCGCTCCGTGTACCAGGTGGCGGAGGGCGCCTCGCCCTACGGGTGCCTGCACATGGCGGGCGGCGTATGGGAGTGGTGCGAGGACTACTACCACAGCCGCGCGCATCAAGAGGCCCAGTTCATCGACCCGTTCGCGGCCCGGCCCGCCTCGCGCCGCGTCGTCAAGGGCGGTTCCGCCTACTGCACCAAGGAGATCGTCCGCCCCGCCTGCCGGGACTGGACGAACTCGTACAACCAGGGAGGTGCCGATGACGGCTTCCGCGTGTGCGTGCGCTCCTGGCGCTGACCACGTCCATCGAGCAACATCCGCAGGATCGCTGACACCGGCAGGATCGCGGGCACCGGCAGGATCGCTGACACCGGCAGGATCGCGGGCACTCGCCGGACCGAGGGCATCCGTCGGCACGCGGTGGCCCGCAGGACCGCCATCGCAAGCCGGACCGAAATCGCCCGCCGGACCGCACCCGCCCGCCGGACCGCGCGCCCCGTACGGCAGCGCGCCCCGTACGCACCGCGCGGGCGCCCCACGCGCCCGTACCGTTCCCGTCGTCCCTGCGGCTCACCGTGAACACCGGTATCAGGAGACCCTCCGACGGCGCGGTCCCCGGGGCGGCCGTCGCCGCCGTCGACGCGGCCGTCGTCCGGATCACCCAGGGTCCCGACGCCGTCGGCACCGGGTTCTTCGTCCTGCCCGGCTGGGTCCTGACCTGCGGCCACGTCCACGACCCCGCCGACCCCCGGCCGCTGCGCGTGCACTGGCAGGGCCGCGAACTCCCCGTACGGGCGACGGTCGGCCCCGCTCCCGGGACGCCTCCCGATCTGCTCCTGCTCAACGTCGGTCACACCGACCACCCGGTGCTGCCCCTCGGACCCAGCGGATACGGCATCTTCGGCTTCTACGCGTACGGCCACCAGTGGGAGGACCGGGGCTACCGCGGCTATCCGACGTCCGGCCGGGTGACCGGCGCCACGACCTACCACGGCCGGCCGGGCAGCCCCGAGCCACCGCAGCGGCTGCTGGTGCTGAACGACGCGGCCATCAGACCCGGGATCAGCGGCGGACCCGTCCACTCGCTCGTCGACGACCGCGTCGTCGGGGTGGTGAAGCGTTCGAACCCCGACGGCGGCGGCTACGCGGTCCCCGTCGAGGAGGCCGAGGCGCTCCGCCCGGGGCTCCTGGAGGAGAACGCCGCCGCCGTCGACCGGGCGGGCGGCGGCGGCCGTCGGTCCGCGGCCGTCAGCGGCTATCTGATGAACCTTCAGCGCGAGCACTCCTACGTGACGTTCGCCAACCTGGAGCGGGACGTACGCCTGGACGAGGTGTACGTGACCCTGACCCTCGCCTCGGACACCCTGGACGGCACCGCCTTCTCCCGGCGCTCCGGCGGCGACGTCCAGTTCACGCCCGACGGCGCCCAGGAGAAACGCGACTCCCGGCGCGACCGGGGCAGCCCGCAGCCGCGCACCCGGCAGCCCAACGCCCCCCTGGGCGAGCTGCTCGCCGCCCCCTGCGCGACGGTCCTCGGCGAACCCGGCGCGGGCAAGACCACCCTGCTGCGCCATCTGCTCGTCAGGACCTGCCGGGGCGAGCTGTTCGGCGGCGACCTGCCGGTCTTCGTGCGCATCGCGTCGCTGACCGAGGAACCCGAGTGCCTGCGCGCCTACCTGCGCGGCGCGTACCCCGCCGTCGCCGACGAACTGCTCACCGCCTGCGCCACCGGCCGCGCGGTCTTCTTCCTCGACGGTCTCGACGAGGCGCCCGCCCCGCTCCAGCGCAGGGTCGCGGAGGAGATCCGCCGCCTGCTCGCCGCGCAGAACCGCTTCTACGTCTCCTGCCGGACCGTGGCCTTCCCGCGCGGCCTGCTGCCCGGCACGTTCCGCACCTTCGAGTGCGTCGGCTTCAGCCGCGGCCAGCGGGCGCGCTTCCTGGCCCGCTGGTTCGAGGACCGGCCCGCCGTCGCACACGACATCGAACGGCAGATCGACGTCAACCCCGCGCTGACCAAGTTCGGGCAGAACCCGCTGATGCTGTCCCTGCTGTCGGCGGCGCAGCGCGACGGCGACGAGGTGTACGTGCCCCGGCAGCGCACCGAGCTGTACGCGGTGCTCCTCGACGTCCTGCTGACCGGCAGGGAGTCCGTCGACGGCGGCTGCCCGCCGCTCCTCAAGCGGTCCTTCCTCAGCTGGCTCGCCCTGGAACTGATGCACCTGCGGCGGGAGTCGTTCGGCGAGGAGGAGTTCTACGCGCTCTGGGGCCGCTTCGTCGCCGGGCGGCCCGCGGGAGCCGCCCCGGCGACCACCCCCTACCAGCTGCTGAGCACGCTCACCGAGCGGGACGCGGTCCTGCTGCGCGGTCCCGGTGGCCGCTACGGCTTCCTCCATCTGACGTTCCAGGAGTACTTCGCCGCGCGCGCCCTCAGCGGCCGTCCCGACGGATCCGACCTGGCCCTCGGGAGATGTCACGACCCGCGCTGGGAGGAGGTGGTCAGGCTGTACACCGGCATGCTCGGACCGGACGACGCCGAACGGTTCGTCACGCGGATCGCGTTCGCGCCCGACGGCGAACCGCGTTCCGTCGAGGCGCTCACCCTCGCCGCCCGCTGCGCCTCGGACGGACTGCCCGAGGCCGCGCCGGTCTGCGACGACCTGGTCGACGCGCTCCTGCCGGTCGCGTTCGGACCCGGATCACCCCTCGCCGTCGAGGCCGCGCACGCCCTCGCCGCACTCGCCGCGGCCTTCCCCGAGTACGTGGGGGCGGTCGCCGACCGCCTCTACGGCGCGCACCGGCCGCCCCGGCACCTCTTCCTGCGGTACGTGGACTTCCTCGGGCTCGTCGCCGGTGAGGTCGCGGGCGAGGTGCTCGCGGAGATGCTGCGCAGGCTGACGGAGACCGACCCCACCACCTCCGGCCGGCCCGTCGGCGCCGCCTTCGACCTGGAGGGCCACGTCCTGTGCGCC
The sequence above is a segment of the Streptomyces griseoviridis genome. Coding sequences within it:
- a CDS encoding iron-containing redox enzyme family protein, which translates into the protein MFVSEVRKQVEGSLDEVRNHPLVASAAAGTLPRDAAHRWVFCAGRESRSFPWILRELLAWTDDDKVRRILQENLDDELGSGDPRHAHFLHYLHLLDGLGVAREEFDTYTERAGITLALSLAFNVAKSRSTGRAIGYMLVNEAMTPVTYNAARQALTRHHPELRTDFFDLHIEVDDQHVAALYEAVEALPDDEERDLRFGIALGRRGMEILLDEAYGVFDAHVEPLRITDERWNPLSGLR
- a CDS encoding DUF2000 domain-containing protein, with translation MTYDYRAKKSVLVLASHLEPGVALNVAGHLSVALGAHGDDGDLMGRDVLKDASGVPHTGISKYPVIVTKVKQNRLRRLVAEARERDDVFWADYPEQMLTTGHDDELADAVAGTAEEDIAYLGVMVYGPLDAVTALTGRFSLWQ
- a CDS encoding CU044_2847 family protein; protein product: MSSQRLTLSDGSVVWVETVPGDVEEEVAFRRGTTPFSAVMPSVVTLCQDLGDALKAAAPHRTQVQFGVAFKAESTGLSALVAKAGVEANFLITLEWSRDGRPEPDLLSGPDAAPDSDAG
- a CDS encoding formylglycine-generating enzyme family protein; translated protein: MFLNGHELVDIPAGMSCLGSSELDPYAGDLEFPMREVYISEFRIARHPTTRRQMTAFRRAVGWELASDTWQSEGRAGPGGDSALDLPAVNVSWELAVAYCGWLSERSGLAFALPTEAEWEKAARGGDDRIWPWGNEFRPDLCNSAEDGRNAFRSVYQVAEGASPYGCLHMAGGVWEWCEDYYHSRAHQEAQFIDPFAARPASRRVVKGGSAYCTKEIVRPACRDWTNSYNQGGADDGFRVCVRSWR
- a CDS encoding serine protease; protein product: MNTGIRRPSDGAVPGAAVAAVDAAVVRITQGPDAVGTGFFVLPGWVLTCGHVHDPADPRPLRVHWQGRELPVRATVGPAPGTPPDLLLLNVGHTDHPVLPLGPSGYGIFGFYAYGHQWEDRGYRGYPTSGRVTGATTYHGRPGSPEPPQRLLVLNDAAIRPGISGGPVHSLVDDRVVGVVKRSNPDGGGYAVPVEEAEALRPGLLEENAAAVDRAGGGGRRSAAVSGYLMNLQREHSYVTFANLERDVRLDEVYVTLTLASDTLDGTAFSRRSGGDVQFTPDGAQEKRDSRRDRGSPQPRTRQPNAPLGELLAAPCATVLGEPGAGKTTLLRHLLVRTCRGELFGGDLPVFVRIASLTEEPECLRAYLRGAYPAVADELLTACATGRAVFFLDGLDEAPAPLQRRVAEEIRRLLAAQNRFYVSCRTVAFPRGLLPGTFRTFECVGFSRGQRARFLARWFEDRPAVAHDIERQIDVNPALTKFGQNPLMLSLLSAAQRDGDEVYVPRQRTELYAVLLDVLLTGRESVDGGCPPLLKRSFLSWLALELMHLRRESFGEEEFYALWGRFVAGRPAGAAPATTPYQLLSTLTERDAVLLRGPGGRYGFLHLTFQEYFAARALSGRPDGSDLALGRCHDPRWEEVVRLYTGMLGPDDAERFVTRIAFAPDGEPRSVEALTLAARCASDGLPEAAPVCDDLVDALLPVAFGPGSPLAVEAAHALAALAAAFPEYVGAVADRLYGAHRPPRHLFLRYVDFLGLVAGEVAGEVLAEMLRRLTETDPTTSGRPVGAAFDLEGHVLCAVEVIEALGRCGRPESVPLLAPLLDHPMSAVSGAAGQALTEIPLGPETGPLLAGPDGTLRGRLRAPLAMRVTSPASVRETMRGLFVDAPDPVGQLAIRHAVDPEWVEGDGPFHARLLHDATDDHARANLLSLTSLGVYAEDTEPLLETALDGGAQERLRVAALAFLLRCRPARTQPLIAGLLDEGDPTLVRAAFAALGRTGNTQAHALLLERSLRPGHDWLIDLCLRLFCQVPAPVCRGWLRTVRTSRCGPDDGERLRLALLCSSALRDPSVLPSLAALLRTPGPAGLVDRVTAYRALARLEHPRAEGLLLRALSEEDDPTATVQGIEALGTLRTPGAEEALLGYLDPATWPPSWPARTPDPGQGEQRPSDQRVLAAAVALARTGTPRAIGLLEALSGRRTESAGLRRVAYEAVRTIRYSAQEE